A genomic stretch from Budorcas taxicolor isolate Tak-1 chromosome 15, Takin1.1, whole genome shotgun sequence includes:
- the LOC128060862 gene encoding olfactory receptor 52M1: MLTFHNVCLAPSSFQLTGIPGLESLHTWLSIPFSSMYLVAVVGNVTILAVVRVEHSLHQPMYFFLCMLAIIDLVLSTSTMPKLLGIFWFGAGDIGLDACLAQMFLIHCFATVESGIFLAMAFDRYVAICNPLHHTTVLTHTMVGCLGMAALCRGILYIGPLPLMIRLRLPLYKTRVISHSYCEHMAVVTLACGDSRINNIYGLSIGFLVLILDSVAITASYVMIFRTVIGLATPEARLKTLGTCGSHICAILIFYVPIAVSSLIHRFGHQVLPPIHTLLANFYLLIPPILNPIVYAVCTKQIRERLLQILKTETKIK; the protein is encoded by the coding sequence ATGCTCACTTTTCATAATGTCTGCTTAGCACCCAGTTCCTTCCAGCTGACTGGCATTCCAGGACTGGAGTCCCTGCATACCTGGCTCTCCATCCCCTTCAGCTCCATGTACCTGGTAGCTGTGGTGGGAAATGTCACCATTCTGGCTGTGGTAAGGGTGGAGCATAGCCTGCACCAGCCCATGTACTTCTTTCTGTGCATGTTGGCTATCATTGACCTGGTTCTGTCTACTTCCACTATGCCCAAACTGCTGGGGATCTTCTGGTTTGGGGCTGGTGATATTGGGTTGGATGCCTGCTTGGCTCAGATGTTCCTCATTCACTGCTTTGCCACAGTGGAGTCAGGCATCTTCCTTGCTATGGCTTTTGACCGCTATGTAGCCatctgcaacccactccatcatACCACAGTGCTCACTCATACCATGGTGGGATGTTTGGGGATGGCTGCCCTCTGCCGGGGTATCCTCTACATTGGACCCCTGCCTCTGATGATCCGCCTACGGCTGCCTCTTTATAAAACCCGTGTTATCTCCCACTCCTACTGTGAGCACATGGCTGTGGTCACCTTGGCATGTGGTGACAGCAGGATCAACAATATCTATGGATTGAGCATTGGTTTTCTGGTCTTGATCCTGGACTCAGTGGCCATTACTGCCTCCTATGTGATGATTTTCAGAACCGTGATAGGGCTGGCTACTCCTGAGGCCAGGCTGAAAACACTGGGGACATGTGGTTCCCACATCTGTGCTATCCTGATCTTTTATGTTCCCATTGCTGTTTCTTCCCTCATTCACCGATTTGGTCACCAGGTGCTCCCTCCAATCCACACCTTGCTGGCCAACTTCTACCTCCTTATTCCTCCAATCCTCAATCCTATTGTCTATGCAGTCTGCACCAAGCAGATCCGGGAAAGACTTCTCCAAATTCTCAAGACAGAAACTAAGATCAAATGA